One window of Suricata suricatta isolate VVHF042 chromosome 6, meerkat_22Aug2017_6uvM2_HiC, whole genome shotgun sequence genomic DNA carries:
- the LOC115294051 gene encoding olfactory receptor 2T29: MENITWVANHTVRSDFDLVGLFSQSKHPALLCVVIFVVFLTALSGNIILILLIHCDAHLHNPMYFFIAQLSLMDVMYISVTVPKMLMDQVMGVNKISAPECGMQMFLYLTLVGSEFFLLAAMAYDRYVAICHPLRYPILMNHRVCLILVSSCWLLGSVDGFMLTPVTMTFPFCRSREIHHFFCEVPAVMKLSCSDTSLYETLMYLCCVLMLLIPVTIISSSYSFILFTIHRMNSAEGKKKAFATCSSHMTVVILFYGAAVYTYMLPNSYHTPEKDMVVSVFYTILTPVLNPLIYSLRNKDVTMALKKMLNVGFVFQETVK; encoded by the coding sequence ATGGAGAACATCACTTGGGTGGCCAACCATACCGTACGATCAGATTTTGACCTTGTGGGACTCTTTAGTCAATCCAAGCACCCTGCTCTGCTTTGTGTGGTCATTTTTGTGGTTTTCCTGACGGCCTTGTCTGGAAACATCATCCTGATCCTTTTGATACACTGTGATGCTCACCTTCATAAccccatgtacttttttattgcACAGTTGTCTCTCATGGATGTGATGTACATTTCTGTCACTGTGCCCAAGATGCTCATGGACCAGGTCATGGGTGTGAATAAGATATCAGCCCCCGAATGTGGGATGCAGATGTTTCTCTATTTGACACTGGTAGGTTCAGAATTTTTCCTTCTAGCtgccatggcctatgaccgctatgtggccatctgccatCCTCTCCGTTATCCTATCCTCATGAACCATAGGGTGTGTCTCATCTTGGTGTCTTCCTGCTGGTTGCTGGGGTCTGTGGATGGATTTATGCTCACTCCTGTCACCATGACCTTCCCCTTCTGCAGATCCAGGGAGATCCACCACTTCTTCTGTGAGGTCCCTGCTGTAATGAAGCTTTCCTGCTCAGACACTTCCCTCTATGAGACACTTATGTACCTGTGCTGTGTTCTCATGCTCCTTATTCCCGTGACGATCATTTCAAGCTCCTATTCGTTCATCCTCTTCACCATCCACAGGATGAACtcagcagagggaaagaaaaaggcctTTGCCACTTGTTCTTCCCACATGACTGTGGTCATCCTCTTCTATGGGGCTGCTGTCTACACCTACATGCTCCCCAACTCCTACCACACCCCGGAGAAGGACATGGTTGTATCTGTCTTTTACACCATACTCACTCCTGTTCTAAACCCTTTAATTTATAGTCTTAGGAATAAGGATGTAACAATGGcactaaaaaaaatgttgaatgtgGGATTTGTCTTTCAGGAAACTGTAAAGTAG